The following DNA comes from Camelina sativa cultivar DH55 chromosome 14, Cs, whole genome shotgun sequence.
AGATAATGTACCGTCATAATCAAGAAACATGATAATTTGTTTCCCTTTCGAAGCTTCAGCGATTTCTTCAAACATGCTTAAAGCTGACGGGTGTTGAGCCATCCAAGAAGAGTGTTCATCCTCCTTGGACTCCGGTAGGGAAGATATGTTCCCTGGTCGGGTCCTGGTAGGGGAAGAAGCCCTCATGGCTTCGATCCAAGTATTGATCCTGGTTTGACTTGGGTCGGCCTCAAGTTTTTGCACAAGTTTCTTACGGGGAATGCTGATGTAACGGCCACCGCcgggagaaaagagagattgGTTTGGAACTCTAACCGCTACACCGATGCTGGCTTTTGCATCGGAGATTAAGGCATTATGGTTAGTCATTAGGGGCTTAGGGAGAAAAAACGACAGAGAAGAAgttaagaaacagaggagagggCGTTTGGTGTGACAAAGACGAGTTGTCAATGTCTTAATAAAACATGTAATGAGAATAGACTTAATGTGTGGTCAATTTATAAACTTCCTCTCAAAGAGTGAAAGAGcttccttcttgtacttctcctgcCACATCATTCCTATNNNNNNNNNNNNNNNNNNNNNNNNNNNNNNNNNNNNNNNNNNNNNNNNNNNNNNNNNNNNNNNNNNNNNNNNNNNNNNNNNNNNNNNNNNNNNNNNNNNNNNNNNNNNNNNNNNNNNNNNNNNNNNNNNNNNNNNNNNNNNNNNNNNNNNNNNNNNNNNNNNNNNNNNNNNNNNNNNNNNNNNNNNNNNNNNNNNNNNNNNNNNNNNNNNNNNNNNNNNNNNNNNNNNNNNNNNNNNNNNNNNNNNNNNNNNNNNNNNNNNNNNNNNNNNNNNNNNNNNNNNNNNNNNNNNNNNNNNNNNNNNNNNNNNNNNNNNNNNNNNNNNNNNNNNNNNNNNNNNNNNNNNNNNNNNNNNNNNNNNNNNNNNNNNNNNNNNNNNNNNNNNNNNNNNNNNNNNNNNNNNNNNNNNNNNNNNNNNNNNNNNNNNNNNNNNNNNNNNNNNNNNNNNNNNNNNNNNNNNNNNNNNNNNNNNNNNNNNNNNNNNNNNNNNNNNNNNNNNNNNNNNNNNNNNNNNNNNNNNNNNNNNNNNNNNNNNNNNNNNNNNNNNNNNNNNNNNNNNNNNNNNNNNNNNNNNNNNNNNNNNNNNNNNNNNNNNNNNNNNNNNNNNNNNNNNNNNNNNNNNNNNNNNNNNNNNNNNNNNNNNNNNNNNNNNNNNNNNNNNNNNNNNNNNNNNNNNNNNNNNNNNNNNNNNNNNNNNNNNNNNNNNNNNNNNNNNNNNNNNNNNNNNNNNNNNNNNNNNNNNNNNNNNNNNNNNNNNNNNNNNNNNNNNNNNNNNNNNNNNNNNNNNNNNNNNNNNNNNNNNNNNNNNNNNNNNNNNNNNNNNNNNNNNNNNNNNNNNNNNNNNNNNNNNNNNNNNNNNNNNNNNNNNNNNNNNNNNNNNNNNNNNNNNNNNNNNNNNNNNNNNNNNNNNNNNNNNNNNNNNNNNNNNNNNNNNNNNNNNNNNNNNNNNNNNNNNNNNNNNNNNNNNNNNNNNNNNNNNNNNNNNNNNNNNNNNNNNNNNNNNNNNNNNNNNNNNNNNNNNNNNNNNNNNNNNNNNNNNNNNNNNNNNNNNNNNNNNNNNNNNNNNNNNNNNNNNNNNNNNNNNNNNNNNNNNNNNNNNNNNNNNNNNNNNNNNNNNNNNNNNNNNNNNNNNNNNNNNNNNNNNNNNNNNNNNNNNNNNNNNNNNNNNNNNNNNNNNNNNNNNNNNNNNNNNNNNNNNNNNNNNNNNNNNNNNNNNNNNNNNNNNNNNNNNNNNNNNNNNNNNNNNNNNNNNNNNNNNNNNNNNNNNNNNNNNNNNNNNNNNNNNNNNNNNNNNNNNNNNNNNNNNNNNNNNNNNNNNNNNNNNNNNNNNNNNNNNNNNNNNNNNNNNNNNNNNNNNNNNNNNNNNNNNNNNNNNNNNNNNNNNNNNNNNNNNNNNNNNNNNNNNNNNNNNNNNNNNNNNNNNNNNNNNNNNNNNNNNNNNNNNNNNNNNNNNNNNNNNNNNNNNNNNNNNNNNNNNNNNNNNNNNNNNNNNNNNNNNNNNNNNNNNNNNNNNNNNNNNNNNNNNNNNNNNNNNNNNNNNNNNNNNNNNNNNNNNNNNNNNNNNNNNNNNNNNNNNNNNNNNNNNNNNNNNNNNNNNNNNNNNNNNNNNNNNNNNNNNNNNNNNNNNNNNNNNNNNNNNNNNNNNNNNNNNNNNNNNNNNNNNNNNNNNNNNNNNNNNNNNNNNNNNNNNNNNNNNNNNNNNNNNNNNNNNNNNNNNNNNNNNNNNNNNNNNNNNNNNNNNNNNNNNNNNNNNNNNNNNNNNNNNNNNNNNNNNNNNNNNNNNNNNNNNNNNNNNNNNNNNNNNNNNNNNNNNNNNNNNNNNNNNNNNNNNNNNNNNNNNNNNNNNNNNNNNNNNNNNNNNNNNNNNNNNNNNNNNNNNNNNNNNNNNNNNNNNNNNNNNNNNNNNNNNNNNNNNNNNNNNNNNNNNNNNNNNNNNNNNNNNNNNNNNNNNNNNNNNNNNNNNNNNNNNNNNNNNNNNNNNNNNNNNNNNNNNNNNNNNNNNNNNNNNNNNNNNNNNNNNNNNNNNNNNNNNNNNNNNNNNNNNNNNNNNNNNNNNNNNNNNNNNNNNNNNNNNNNNNNNNNNNNNNNNNNNNNNNNNNNNNNNNNNNNNNNNNNNNNNNNNNNNNNNNNNNNNNNNNNNNNNNNNNNNNNNNNNNNNNNNNNNNNNNNNNNNNNNNNNNNNNNNNNNNNNNNNNNNNNNNNNNNNNNNNNNNNNNNNNNNNNNNNNNNNNNNNNNNNNNNNNNNNNNNNNNNNNNNNNNNNNNNNNNNNNNNNNNNNNNNNNNNNNNNNNNNNNNNNNNNNNNNNNNNNNNNNNNNNNNNNNNNNNNNNNNNNNNNNNNNNNNNNNNNNNNNNNNNNNNNNNNNNNNNNNNNNNNNNNNNNNNNNNNNNNNNNNNNNNNNNNNNNNNNNNNNNNNNNNNNNNNNNNNNNNNNNNNNNNNNNNNNNNNNNNNNNNNNNNNNNNNNNNNNNNNNNNNNNNNNNNNNNNNNNNNNNNNNNNNNNNNNNNNNNNNNNNNNNNNNNNNNNNNNNNNNNNNNNNNNNNNNNNNNNNNNNNNNNNNNNNNNNNNNNNNNNNNNNNNNNNNNNNNNNNNNNNNNNNNNNNNNNNNNNNNNNNNNNNNNNNNNNNNNNNNNNNNNNNNNNNNNNNNNNNNNNNNNNNNNNNNNNNNNNNNNNNNNNNNNNNNNNNNNNNNNNNNNNNNNNNNNNNNNNNNNNNNNNNNNNNNNNNNNNNNNNNNNNNNNNNNNNNNNNNNNNNNNNNNNNNNNNNNNNNNNNNNNNNNNNNNNNNNNNNNNNNNNNNNNNNNNNNNNNNNNNNNNNNNNNNNNNNNNNNNNNNNNNNNNNNNNNNNNNNNNNNNNNNNNNNNNNNNNNNNNNNNNNNNNNNNNNNNNNNNNNNNNNNNNNNNNNNNNNNNNNNNNNNNNNNNNNNNNNNNNNNNNNNNNNNNNNNNNNNNNNNNNNNNNNNNNNNNNNNNNNNNNNNNNNNNNNNNNNNNNNNNNNNNNNNNNNNNNNNNNNNNNNNNNNNNNNNNNNNNNNNNNNNNNNNNNNNNNNNNNNNNNNNNNNNNNNNNNNNNNNNNNNNNNNNNNNNNNNNNNNNNNNNNNNNNNNNNNNNNNNNNNNNNNNNNNNNNNNNNNNNNNNNNNNNNNNNNNNNNNNNNNNNNNNNNNNNNNNNNNNNNNNNNNNNNNNNNNNNNNNNNNNNNNNNNNNNNNNNNNNNNNNNNNNNNNNNNNNNNNNNNNNNNNNNNNNNNNNNNNNNNNNNNNNNNNNNNNNNNNNNNNNNNNNNNNNNNNNNNNNNNNNNNNNNNNNNNNNNNNNNNNNNNNNNNNNNNNNNNNNNNNNNNNNNNNNNNNNNNNNNNNNNNNNNNNNNNNNNNNNNNNNNNNNNNNNNNNNNNNNNNNNNNNNNNNNNNNNNNNNNNNNNNNNNNNNNNNNNNNNNNNNNNNNNNNNNNNNNNNNNNNNNNNNNNNNNNNNNNNNNNNNNNNNNNNNNNNNNNNNNNNNNNNNNNNNNNNNNNNNNNNNNNNNNNNNNNNNNNNNNNNNNNNNNNNNNNNNNNNNNNNNNNNNNNNNNNNNNNNNNNNNNNNNNNNNNNNNNNNNNNNNNNNNNNNNNNNNNNNNNNNNNNNNNNNNNNNNNNNNNNNNNNNNNNNNNNNNNNNNNNNNNNNNNNNNNNNNNNNNNNNNNNNNNNNNNNNNNNNNNNNNNNNNNNNNNNNNNNNNNNNNNNNNNNNNNNNNNNNNNNNNNNNNNNNNNNNNNNNNNNNNNNNNNNNNNNNNNNNNNNNNNNNNNNNNNNNNNNNNNNNNNNNNNNNNNNNNNNNNNNNNNNNNNNNNNNNNNNNNNNNNNNNNNNNNNNNNNNNNNNNNNNNNNNNNNNNNNNNNNNNNNNNNNNNNNNNNNNNNNNNNNNNNNNNNNNNNNNNNNNNNNNNNNNNNNNNNNNNNNNNNNNNNNNNNNNNNNNNNNNNNNNNNNNNNNNNNNNNNNNNNNNNNNNNNNNNNNNNNNNNNNNNNNNNNNNNNNNNNNNNNNNNNNNNNNNNNNNNNNNNNNNNNNNNNNNNNNNNNNNNNNNNNNNNNNNNNNNNNNNNNNNNNNNNNNNNNNNNNNNNNNNNNNNNNNNNNNNNNNNNNNNNNNNNNNNNNNNNNNNNNNNNNNNNNNNNNNNNNNNNNNNNNNNNNNNNNNNNNNNNNNNNNNNNNNNNNNNNNNNNNNNNNNNNNNNNNNNNNNNNNNNNNNNNNNNNNNNNNNNNNNNNNNNNNNNNNNNNNNNNNNNNNNNNNNNNNNNNNNNNNNNNNNNNNNNNNNNNNNNNNNNNNNNNNNNNNNNNNNNNNNNNNNNNNNNNNNNNNNNNNNNNNNNNNNNNNNNNNNNNNNNNNNNNNNNNNNNNNNNNNNNNNNNNNNNNNNNNNNNNNNNNNNNNNNNNNNNNNNNNNNNNNNNNNNNNNNNNNNNNNNNNNNNNNNNNNNNNNNNNNNNNNNNNNNNNNNNNNNNNNNNNNNNNNNNNNNNNNNNNNNNNNNNNNNNNNNNNNNNNNNNNNNNNNNNNNNNNNNNNNNNNNNNNNNNNNNNNNNNNNNNNNNNNNNNNNNNNNNNNNNNNNNNNNNNNNNNNNNNNNNNNNNNNNNNNNNNNNNNNNNNNNNNNNNNNNNNNNNNNNNNNNNNNNNNNNNNNNNNNNNNNNNNNNNNNNNNNNNNNNNNNNNNNNNNNNNNNNNNNNNNNNNNNNNNNNNNNNNNNNNNNNNNNNNNNNNNNNNNNNNNNNNNNNNNNNNNNNNNNNNNNNNNNNNNNNNNNNNNNNNNNNNNNNNNNNNNNNNNNNNNNNNNNNNNNNNNNNNNNNNNNNNNNNNNNNNNNNNNNNNNNNNNNNNNNNNNNNNNNNNNNNNNNNNNNNNNNNNNNNNNNNNNNNNNNNNNNNNNNNNNNNNNNNNNNNNNNNNNNNNNNNNNNNNNNNNNNNNNNNNNNNNNNNNNNNNNNNNNNNNNNNNNNNNNNNNNNNNNNNNNNNNNNNNNNNNNNNNNNNNNNNNNNNNNNNNNNNNNNNNNNNNNNNNNNNNNNNNNNNNNNNNNNNNNNNNNNNNNNNNNNNNNNNNNNNNNNNNNNNNNNNNNNNNNNNNNNNNNNNNNNNNNNNNNNNNNNNNNNNNNNNNNNNNNNNNNNNNNNNNNNNNNNNNNNNNNNNNNNNNNNNNNNNNNNNNNNNNNNNNNNNNNNNNNNNNNNNNNNNNNNNNNNNNNNNNNNNNNNNNNNNNNNNNNNNNNNNNNNNNNNNNNNNNNNNNNNNNNNNNNNNNNNNTAGAGTTGGCAAATCCTAAAGATTCGAGCAAGAACTCGAGAGCTTTGCCTTTATCCCATTTGATGGTTGGTCGAATCTCTAAAACTTTTCTTCCTTGGGTTAACCTCAGTTTTGGATACTCACTCAATATCGACGTCACGTGTTCCGCTACTAATCCCCAGTCCTTTTGATCGACACAACGGTAATGTACGGATACGCAGAACTTGTTGTTCTCGACGCTTGCTCCTTCTACGTCTCTCATTTTCTCAACTAGACACTTTGAGACCTGTTCAAACAgagtttgtaaattattttcttagttAGGACTTAGAAGAGACCAAATATGTCGTTATATTAAGTAGCTTAAATTTGACggatatataaaatagaaaaactagGAAAAAGGTAGTAGACCTGGTCAATCATAGGCAAGAACTCATTCGCCGCTTGGAAAAGAACACCTTTGTTGTTCTGTATTGTTCCAAAAAACATCAAGCCCTTGTTAGTCTCTTTATCAATCTACatatatgttacatatataatatacgaGTGTTTATGTAAAGTACCTTGTTATGTTTGGTTTTCTTGGAAGGTCCTTTGATGTCCATTCCATGGCTACCGGCATAGTAAAGTCCAGGAAGTTTCACAAATCTACGAACCTACCAAATATAGAAACGAAGAAACGCgtgagttaattttttttctaaaataaccaAAGGACCCTAAACCAAAACTACACTAATCAAAACATGTTAACTTTTTTCCTATGCTAGTTTgagaaacaaattttaaaacgtACGTACCTTATCACGGCATCTTCCAGTGACGATTGCGGTCGGGAAATATTTAGCCACGCCTTTTACCGCATTTCTCATCTGAGAATCAAAAGTTGTTAAGAAATAtggtaaaaactttaaaagcaGAGGAATAACAAGTAAAAAGAGGGCAAACCTCGTCAGACATGTAAGCTCGTTCCGGGTCTTCTACAATGGGAGATAATGTACCGTCATAATCAAGAAACATGATAATTTGTTTCCCTTTCGAAGCTTCAGCGATTTCTTCAAACATGCTTAAAGCTGACGGGTGTTGAGCCATCCAAGAAGAGTGTTCATCCTCCTTGGACTCCGGTAGGGAAGATATGTTCCCTGGTCGGGTCCTGGTAGGGGAAGAAGCCCTCATGGCTTCGATCCAAGTATTGATCCTGGTTTGACTTGGGTCGGCCTCAAGTTTTTGCACAAGTTTCTTACGGGGAATGCTGATGTAACGGCCACCGCcgggagaaaagagagattgGTTTGGAACTCTAACCGCTACACCGATGCTGGCTTTTGCATCGGAGATTAAGGCATTATGGTTAGTCATTAGGGGCttagggagaaaaaaaagacagagaagaagttaaaaaacagaggagagggGGTTTGGTGTGAGAAAGACAAGTTGTCAATGTCTTAATACAACATGTAATGAGAATAGACTTAATGTGTGGTCAATTTATAAACTTCCTCTCAAAGAGTGAAAGAGcttccttcttgtacttctcctgcCACATCATTTCTATATgctagttattattattattattttattccttaggaaaaaaaaaactatatccctattttttttctttgtcgcATATTCCTAGTTTTTACGTTGATGTTGATACAAATTTGATAAAGTAGGAGCTAATAcctaattatttttgatatttatttcaTGACTAGAAAATTAGAGGATTTTGGTCCACAAGTGTGGATCATTTTGCTAACAACATATcgtatttaaattaaaattcgaCAGCACTTAATACATCTTTTTAGCATATAATATCTCAAAATGTTACAtataatatcaatattattCATCACGTGTTTATAGTTAAATAcagaaattttatgaaaatagatttcatggtaatgaaaaatatcattttagtCTAACAAATTATGGGTGTCCCTAAACCGGtagtttttgtgttatttagTTTTTGTGATATATTAATAGCTCTGATTGGTTACACTAATTAAGCTTGTTTGCAAACGAACTAATTAAGCTTGTTTGCAAACGAACCGCTCTCATGTTCACCAATCAACAAAGTGTTTGGAGAGAGTGGTTCATAAGAGTGGTTAGATTTGGTGGTTATAATGAGCGTTCAAAATAGATTTTAGGTGGGTTGAAGAGTGATTGCAAACTCTCTTTTTTACATGGTACGTTTGTTTTAGGTGGTTGTACAGTAACctcttttgtgttattttattatttgttcttttaattattatatcattagatatttaatctgtttataaaaattaattttacatgtgCATTACAATAGATTTAACCTGgtaattttttaacatatatataaatatttcattttccatatttttattttttaattagatttattttcattttttgataatttaatataatttatactattcaACCGCTATGCTATAATGTTACCAATCAATCTAAATATTCAATCGCTCTCTTTTATCACACCATCTTTTCTATCTGTTATCTTTAACCGATTTTTTTTAACCGCCTCTTTTATAACTGCTGATAATTTTTTAACCGTCTCGTTTAGACGTGGTCACCAATGAGATCCAATGTGTTGTTTTGAGgtgttatatagtataataaatgAGTGTTACTAAAGTGGTAGCTTTTGGTGCAAGTTGCGTTCTCTTtgtattctcttcttttcttcgctcaagtatttttttaatcGTTATGGTTAGAAGAACTTAAAGAGAATAATACTTTTAAAACCCCGAGCTTGGTCCGATATAGTgcataaaaaattactaaaccAAATACAATACACATGAAAGTGGAGGTTTTCTAGATCTCTGTATTTATCGTTAAATAAAGAAATCTCATTATACGTATGCCACAACGTTGGTAGTTATAAGTCGAATCTTAAGCTTGGATAGTAAGTCGAAAATTAGATTTAGAATCCCAAAGATACATATGCCACAACATTTCTCCTGTACCTATGTATGGCAGTCTACGTCTTCTCCAGTTAGCCATATATCCATTATCCATACATTGTTGCGTTCattaatttataacaattaGGTCGGTTGATCTGGTTATTCAGAAATAAGATATTTGATCAACCGTTTATACCATgtttaaaatatcaaagaagCGAAGAAGAACATTCAAGACTGTGAGTAATATTAATGCTATATTCTTCACAAACTTTATACaatgttatatataatcaa
Coding sequences within:
- the LOC104743825 gene encoding probable trehalose-phosphate phosphatase D gives rise to the protein MTNHNALISDAKASIGVAVRVPNQSLFSPGGGRYISIPRKKLVQKLEADPSQTRINTWIEAMRASSPTRTRPGNISSLPESKEDEHSSWMAQHPSALSMFEEIAEASKGKQIIMFLDYDGTLSPIVEDPERAYMSDEMRNAVKGVAKYFPTAIVTGRCRDKVRRFVKLPGLYYAGSHGMDIKGPSKKTKHNKNNKGVLFQAANEFLPMIDQVSKCLVEKMRDVEGASVENNKFCVSVHYRCVDQKDWGLVAEHVTSILSEYPKLRLTQGRKVLEIRPTIKWDKGMMWQEKYKKEALSLFERKFIN